The following coding sequences lie in one Allochromatium vinosum DSM 180 genomic window:
- a CDS encoding enoyl-ACP reductase FabI gives MGFLEGKKILITGVASNRSIAWGCAEAMHRQGAEIALTYQNDKLKSRVEEMAHKCGSDIVLPLDVAQDADIEALFKSLGERWDGLDGIVHSIAFAPREQLEGDYVDAVTREGFNTAHEISSYSFAALAKAGRGMMEGRNGALVTMSYLGAVRAVPNYNVMGIAKASLEANVRYLAASLGPKGTRVNAVSAGPIRTLAAAGISDFRDMLKKVEERTPLRRNVTIEEVGNAAAFLCSDLASGITGDILYVDTGYNILGLG, from the coding sequence ATGGGTTTCCTAGAAGGCAAGAAGATTCTGATCACCGGCGTGGCGAGCAACCGTTCGATCGCCTGGGGCTGCGCCGAGGCGATGCATCGCCAGGGCGCCGAGATCGCCCTCACCTACCAGAACGACAAGCTCAAGTCACGCGTCGAGGAGATGGCGCACAAATGCGGGTCGGACATCGTGCTGCCGCTCGACGTGGCCCAGGATGCCGACATCGAAGCCCTGTTCAAGTCGCTCGGCGAGCGCTGGGACGGACTCGACGGCATCGTACACTCGATCGCCTTCGCCCCGCGCGAGCAACTGGAAGGTGACTATGTCGACGCCGTCACCCGCGAGGGCTTCAACACCGCCCACGAGATCAGCTCCTACAGCTTCGCCGCACTGGCCAAGGCCGGACGCGGCATGATGGAAGGGCGCAACGGCGCGCTCGTCACCATGTCCTATCTGGGTGCGGTGCGCGCGGTGCCGAACTACAACGTCATGGGCATCGCCAAGGCGAGTCTGGAAGCCAACGTTCGCTATCTGGCCGCCTCGCTCGGTCCCAAGGGGACGCGCGTGAATGCCGTCTCGGCCGGACCGATCCGCACCCTGGCCGCCGCCGGCATCTCGGACTTCCGCGACATGCTCAAGAAGGTCGAGGAACGCACCCCGCTGCGGCGCAACGTCACCATCGAGGAAGTCGGCAATGCCGCCGCCTTCCTGTGCTCGGATCTGGCCTCGGGCATCACCGGCGACATCCTCTATGTCGACACCGGCTACAACATCCTCGGACTGGGCTGA
- a CDS encoding HU family DNA-binding protein, translating to MNKSELIEKMAEAADISKAAAGRALDAFTDSIAVALKEGDTVSLIGFGTFSLKERAARTGRNPQTGATIEIKASKTPSFKAGKALKDAVQ from the coding sequence ATGAATAAATCGGAACTCATCGAAAAAATGGCCGAGGCCGCCGACATCTCTAAGGCTGCGGCCGGTCGCGCCCTGGATGCCTTCACCGATTCGATTGCTGTTGCATTGAAGGAAGGAGATACTGTATCATTGATCGGGTTCGGTACCTTCTCGTTGAAAGAGCGTGCGGCCCGCACCGGTCGCAACCCGCAAACGGGCGCCACCATCGAAATCAAGGCATCGAAAACGCCTTCATTTAAGGCTGGCAAAGCACTCAAAGACGCGGTACAATAG
- a CDS encoding ABC transporter permease, whose protein sequence is MTAYIVRRLLYAIPILIGVNLLTFMLFFVVNSPDDMARMHLGQKRVTEEAIQSWKAERGYDRPLLYNAEAGGLASLTDTILFQKSVKLFVFQFGSSDAGRDIGYDISQRMWPSLAIALPVLLIGLAFNISYALFIVFFRATYVDIGSVVLLVAMMSISGLFYIIGGQFLIGKLWHLVPISGYDQGLNAWKFLILPVIVGVVAGIGSGTRWYRTLFLEEIGRDYVRTARAKGLSERVVLFRHVLRNALIPILTGVVVVLPLLFMGSLITESFFGIPGLGSYTIDAISNQDFAIVRAMVFLGAVLYILGLILTDISYTLVDPRVRLQ, encoded by the coding sequence GTGACCGCTTATATCGTGCGCCGGCTGCTGTATGCCATCCCGATCCTGATCGGAGTCAATCTGCTGACCTTCATGCTGTTCTTCGTCGTCAACTCGCCGGACGACATGGCACGCATGCATCTGGGTCAGAAGCGCGTGACCGAGGAGGCGATCCAGAGCTGGAAGGCCGAGCGCGGCTATGACCGGCCTTTGCTCTACAACGCCGAGGCTGGTGGTCTGGCGAGCCTGACCGATACCATCCTGTTCCAGAAATCGGTCAAGCTGTTCGTCTTCCAGTTCGGTTCGTCGGACGCCGGGCGCGACATCGGCTACGACATCTCGCAGCGCATGTGGCCGAGTCTGGCGATCGCGCTGCCGGTGCTGCTGATCGGGCTGGCGTTCAACATCAGCTATGCGCTCTTCATCGTCTTCTTCCGCGCCACCTATGTCGATATTGGAAGCGTGGTACTGCTGGTGGCCATGATGTCGATCTCAGGACTGTTCTACATCATCGGCGGGCAGTTCCTGATCGGCAAGCTCTGGCATCTGGTGCCGATCTCGGGCTACGACCAGGGGCTGAACGCCTGGAAGTTCCTGATCCTGCCGGTGATCGTCGGGGTCGTCGCCGGAATCGGCTCGGGGACGCGCTGGTATCGCACGCTGTTTCTGGAGGAGATCGGGCGCGACTATGTGCGCACCGCGCGCGCCAAGGGTCTGAGCGAACGGGTGGTGCTGTTCCGGCATGTGCTGCGCAACGCGCTCATCCCGATCCTGACCGGCGTGGTGGTGGTGCTGCCGCTGCTGTTCATGGGCAGTCTGATCACCGAGTCCTTCTTCGGCATTCCGGGGCTTGGCAGCTATACCATCGATGCCATCAGCAATCAGGATTTCGCCATCGTGCGCGCCATGGTCTTCCTCGGCGCCGTGCTCTACATCCTTGGTCTGATCCTGACCGACATCTCCTATACCCTGGTCGACCCGCGCGTCAGATTGCAATGA
- a CDS encoding ABC transporter substrate-binding protein, whose translation MLALSGCGESAWNDPYPAADAEANVYYSSFAERPKHLDPARSYSSDEYAFLAQIYEPPLQYHFLLRPYRLVPLSAAEVPEPRYFDAAGHPLPEDAPVAAIDHSDYLIRIQPGIRFQPHPAFARADDGSYRYHALSPGDLKGINRLADFEATGTRALTAEDFAHQIKRLAAPWSHSPIAGLMREHIRGFGELADQLAGLESAGALERVAALRQASLSGVEVLDSQTLRIRLEGKYPQFQYWLAMPFFAPMPWEADVFYAQPGLAERNITLDWYPVGTGPYMLSENDPNRRMVLERNPNFHGETYPSEGMPEDLDSGILNDAGRPIPFIDRAIYSLEKEDIPRWTKFLQGYYDASGISSDAFDQAIQIDASGEPILTEVMRERGISLLTSVEPSIYYMGFNMLDPVIGGDSERARLLRRAISIAVDFEEFISIFTNGRGLVAQSPLPPGIFGHREGEAGINPFVYEWRNGRPERRSLDEALVLMEQAGYPNGVDRETGRTLSLNYEAVATGPDDRARLNWIRKQFAKLGIELVIRSTDYNRFQEKIRNGTGQVFMWGWNADYPDPENFLFLLYGPNGKVEHQGENASNYANPEFDRLFDAMKYMEDGPERQALIDQLVEIARRDAPWLWGFHPKSFSLHHRWLLNAHPNQMANNTLKYRRLDPEQRQAARRDWNPPILWPLWVVGGVLVLLVLPAWWMVRRRERSTAL comes from the coding sequence GTGCTCGCGCTTTCCGGCTGCGGCGAGTCGGCCTGGAACGATCCCTATCCGGCGGCGGACGCCGAGGCCAACGTCTATTACAGCTCCTTTGCCGAGCGTCCCAAGCATCTGGACCCGGCGCGCTCCTACAGCTCGGACGAGTACGCCTTCCTAGCGCAGATCTACGAGCCGCCGCTGCAATATCACTTTTTGCTCCGGCCCTATCGTCTGGTGCCGCTCTCGGCGGCTGAGGTACCCGAGCCGCGCTATTTCGACGCCGCCGGCCATCCGCTGCCCGAAGATGCGCCGGTTGCGGCGATCGATCACAGCGACTACCTGATCCGCATCCAGCCCGGCATCCGGTTTCAGCCGCATCCGGCCTTTGCGCGCGCCGATGACGGGAGTTATCGCTATCACGCGCTGAGTCCAGGGGATCTCAAGGGCATCAACCGTCTGGCCGACTTCGAGGCAACCGGCACGCGCGCGCTGACCGCCGAGGACTTTGCCCATCAGATCAAGCGTCTGGCCGCGCCCTGGTCGCATTCGCCGATCGCCGGATTGATGCGCGAGCACATTCGCGGCTTCGGTGAGCTGGCCGACCAGCTCGCGGGGCTGGAGTCGGCCGGCGCGCTGGAGCGGGTCGCGGCCCTGCGGCAGGCGAGCCTCAGCGGCGTCGAGGTGCTGGACAGCCAGACACTGCGCATCCGTCTCGAAGGCAAGTATCCGCAGTTCCAGTATTGGCTCGCCATGCCCTTCTTCGCGCCCATGCCCTGGGAAGCCGATGTCTTCTATGCTCAGCCGGGGCTGGCTGAACGCAACATCACGCTCGACTGGTATCCGGTCGGCACCGGCCCCTACATGCTGAGCGAGAACGACCCCAACCGGCGCATGGTGCTGGAGCGCAATCCCAACTTCCACGGCGAGACCTATCCGAGCGAGGGCATGCCCGAGGATCTGGATTCAGGCATCCTGAACGACGCCGGCCGGCCGATCCCCTTCATCGACCGCGCCATCTACAGCCTGGAGAAAGAAGATATCCCCCGCTGGACCAAATTCCTCCAGGGCTACTATGACGCCTCCGGGATCTCGTCGGATGCCTTCGATCAGGCGATCCAGATCGATGCCTCGGGCGAGCCGATACTGACTGAGGTCATGCGCGAACGCGGCATCTCGCTGCTGACCTCGGTCGAGCCATCGATCTACTACATGGGCTTCAACATGCTCGATCCGGTGATCGGCGGCGACTCCGAGCGCGCGCGTCTGTTGCGCCGGGCGATCTCGATCGCGGTCGACTTCGAGGAATTCATCTCGATCTTCACCAACGGACGAGGTCTGGTAGCCCAGAGTCCGCTTCCGCCCGGAATCTTCGGTCATCGCGAGGGCGAGGCGGGTATCAATCCCTTCGTCTACGAGTGGCGCAACGGGCGGCCCGAGCGGCGTAGCCTGGACGAGGCGCTGGTGCTGATGGAACAGGCCGGCTATCCGAACGGCGTCGATCGCGAGACCGGACGCACGCTCAGCCTCAACTATGAGGCCGTCGCCACTGGCCCCGATGATCGCGCGCGGCTGAACTGGATTCGCAAGCAGTTCGCCAAGCTCGGCATCGAGCTGGTCATCCGCTCGACCGACTACAACCGCTTCCAGGAGAAGATCCGCAACGGCACCGGACAGGTATTCATGTGGGGCTGGAACGCCGACTATCCCGATCCCGAAAACTTCCTGTTCCTGCTCTATGGCCCCAACGGCAAGGTCGAGCACCAGGGCGAGAACGCCTCGAACTATGCCAACCCCGAGTTCGACCGCCTGTTCGACGCCATGAAGTATATGGAGGACGGCCCCGAGCGTCAGGCGCTCATCGACCAGTTGGTCGAGATCGCCCGGCGTGACGCGCCCTGGCTCTGGGGCTTCCATCCCAAGTCGTTCAGCCTGCATCATCGCTGGCTGCTCAATGCGCATCCCAACCAGATGGCCAACAACACACTCAAATACCGGCGTCTCGACCCCGAGCAGCGCCAGGCCGCACGGCGCGACTGGAATCCGCCCATCCTCTGGCCGCTGTGGGTCGTCGGCGGGGTGCTGGTGCTGTTGGTTCTTCCGGCCTGGTGGATGGTGCGTCGCCGCGAGAGGAGTACGGCCCTGTGA
- a CDS encoding ABC transporter permease, which produces MPLIPVVLWTDALVFLLLAVTALFAVWAARHEHLRAPWRRVVRSRIGVATLVVLLAYAVVGLLDTVHLRLKLDRADASGEVRHAPEVLSLLDLALSGLRERQEKTYSAPFATHLHTKEALDQPDGTVIRDYPRLQHGGAHLADPERDRAWDIAWRSLIGLIKGLSLWALLAAGLVWWLARRHGQPFDAVRDRILRGQTQIPWRTVLGTLALVLILAFVIGELALKYHVLGTDKVGEDVLYQALKSIRTGLLIGTLTTLIMLPAAILLGIMAGYFRGWVDDVIQYLYTTLNSIPGVLLIAATILMLQVYMSNHADEFASLVERADLRLLFLCLILGVTSWTGLCRLLRGEALKLREIDYVQAAQALGVGHFTIIARHILPNVMHIVLITLVLDFSGLVLAEAVLSYVNIGVDPTMNSWGNMINSARLELARDPIVWWSLAAAFLFMFTLVLAANLFADVVRDAFDPRLRGV; this is translated from the coding sequence GTGCCATTGATCCCCGTCGTCCTCTGGACCGATGCCCTGGTCTTCCTGCTGCTGGCCGTGACGGCGCTGTTCGCCGTCTGGGCGGCGCGTCACGAGCATCTGCGCGCACCCTGGCGCCGGGTGGTGCGCTCGCGCATCGGGGTCGCGACCCTGGTGGTGCTGCTGGCTTATGCCGTGGTCGGGCTGCTGGATACCGTGCATCTGCGGCTCAAGCTCGACCGGGCGGACGCGTCTGGCGAGGTGCGTCATGCGCCCGAAGTGCTGAGTCTGCTGGATCTCGCCCTGAGCGGTCTGCGCGAACGGCAGGAGAAAACCTATTCGGCGCCTTTCGCCACCCATCTGCATACCAAGGAGGCGCTCGATCAGCCCGACGGCACGGTGATCCGCGACTATCCGCGTCTGCAACATGGCGGGGCGCATCTGGCCGATCCCGAGCGCGACCGCGCCTGGGACATTGCCTGGCGTTCACTGATCGGACTGATCAAGGGGCTGAGCCTCTGGGCGCTACTCGCCGCCGGCCTGGTCTGGTGGCTGGCGCGTCGTCACGGGCAGCCGTTCGACGCCGTCCGCGACCGCATTCTCCGGGGGCAGACCCAGATCCCCTGGCGCACCGTCCTCGGCACCCTGGCCTTGGTTCTGATTCTGGCCTTCGTCATCGGCGAGCTGGCGCTCAAATACCATGTGCTCGGCACCGACAAGGTCGGTGAGGACGTGCTCTATCAGGCGTTGAAGAGCATCCGCACCGGACTGCTGATCGGCACCCTGACCACGCTCATCATGCTCCCGGCCGCCATCCTGCTCGGCATCATGGCCGGCTATTTCCGGGGCTGGGTCGACGACGTGATCCAGTATCTCTACACCACGCTCAACTCGATTCCGGGCGTGCTCCTGATCGCGGCCACCATCCTCATGCTCCAGGTCTACATGAGCAACCACGCCGACGAGTTCGCGAGCCTGGTCGAGCGCGCCGATCTGCGCCTGCTGTTCCTGTGTCTGATCCTGGGCGTGACCAGTTGGACCGGACTCTGCCGTCTGCTGCGCGGCGAGGCGCTCAAGCTGCGCGAGATCGACTACGTCCAGGCCGCGCAGGCGCTCGGCGTCGGCCACTTCACCATCATCGCCCGCCACATCCTGCCCAATGTCATGCACATCGTCCTCATCACCCTGGTGCTCGACTTCAGTGGGCTGGTGCTGGCCGAGGCGGTGCTCTCCTATGTCAACATCGGCGTCGATCCGACCATGAATTCCTGGGGCAACATGATCAACAGTGCGCGACTGGAGCTGGCGCGCGATCCGATCGTCTGGTGGTCGCTGGCGGCGGCGTTCCTGTTCATGTTCACCCTGGTGCTGGCGGCGAATCTGTTCGCCGATGTGGTCCGGGATGCCTTCGATCCGCGCTTGAGAGGGGTTTGA
- a CDS encoding SurA N-terminal domain-containing protein: MLQTIRERAQGWIAWAIVILISIPFALWGIQSYLGVGGEPIAATVNGVEIPARELDRRVQETRFELRERLGAAYDPAAFDDQRLRAEVLETLIQEALLMDVVGRLGLRVSDQEVQMQILSDPAFVSEGRFDKDTYERLLRFQGLTPAMYEAQLRQKMSATQLIRAVSSSELATRAELDTYKRLMGQKREISYLRLPLAEHRTDEPIDEARITAYYDSNRARFQSPEQVRLDYLVLDTDALSSKVEVSEEDLRQLYASDQARFAQPERREVRHLLLKVDADADEAAARAVLDEIQAIRARIQAGESFEELAKTLSQDPGSAAKGGSLGVIESGIMVPAFDQAAFALKTGELSEPVRTPFGYHLIEVVQILPSKAKPFEDVREPLRAELAKQRAEGLFYELAERLANISYESPDSLDPAAEALGLTIQHSDWIGRNGGDEGLLSHPKVMAAAFSEDVLVGGNNSDLIEPERDRLQAIVLRVAEHREASVKPLDEVREEIVAAIRDEQARAAAKSAAEALAEKLRDGSGWSVAGEELKPESPGLVSRQSAEVPAGVLDAAFKLPVPTDGAVSVGTAILDDSDAVVVRLTKVEDGQVEADGEGGEDGFSAESFIITQIMGRQAYTNVLEDMESRAKIERKASQGSDEAL, from the coding sequence ATGCTTCAGACCATCCGTGAACGCGCCCAAGGCTGGATCGCTTGGGCCATCGTCATCCTGATCAGTATTCCATTCGCCCTGTGGGGGATTCAGTCCTATCTGGGTGTGGGCGGCGAGCCGATCGCGGCGACCGTCAATGGGGTCGAGATTCCGGCGCGCGAGCTGGACCGGCGGGTCCAGGAGACGCGCTTCGAACTGCGCGAGCGCCTGGGCGCGGCCTATGATCCGGCGGCCTTCGACGATCAGCGTCTGCGCGCCGAGGTGCTCGAAACCCTGATCCAGGAAGCCTTGCTCATGGACGTCGTCGGGCGTCTCGGGTTGCGTGTCTCGGACCAAGAGGTCCAGATGCAGATCCTTTCCGATCCGGCCTTTGTCAGCGAGGGTCGGTTCGACAAGGACACCTATGAACGTCTGTTGCGCTTCCAAGGTCTGACCCCGGCGATGTACGAGGCGCAGTTGCGTCAGAAGATGAGCGCGACCCAGTTGATTCGCGCCGTCTCCAGCAGCGAGCTGGCCACGCGCGCCGAACTGGACACCTACAAACGGCTCATGGGTCAGAAGCGCGAGATCAGCTATCTACGGCTGCCGCTGGCCGAGCATCGCACCGACGAGCCGATCGACGAGGCGCGCATCACGGCCTATTACGACTCCAATCGCGCGCGCTTCCAGAGTCCTGAGCAAGTCAGGCTCGACTATCTGGTGCTCGACACCGACGCCCTGTCCTCCAAGGTCGAGGTGAGCGAGGAGGATCTGCGCCAGCTCTATGCGTCCGATCAGGCGCGTTTCGCCCAGCCCGAGCGGCGCGAGGTGCGTCATCTGCTACTCAAGGTCGATGCGGATGCCGACGAAGCCGCCGCGCGCGCGGTGCTCGATGAGATCCAGGCGATCCGCGCCCGGATTCAGGCGGGTGAGTCGTTCGAGGAACTGGCCAAGACGCTGTCGCAGGATCCGGGCAGTGCCGCCAAGGGCGGATCGCTCGGGGTCATCGAGTCCGGCATCATGGTTCCGGCCTTCGATCAAGCGGCTTTCGCCCTCAAGACGGGGGAGCTGAGCGAGCCGGTCCGCACCCCCTTCGGCTATCACCTGATCGAGGTGGTCCAGATCCTGCCATCCAAGGCCAAGCCGTTCGAGGACGTGCGCGAGCCGTTGCGCGCCGAGCTGGCCAAGCAGCGCGCCGAGGGGCTGTTCTATGAGCTCGCTGAGCGTCTGGCCAACATCAGTTACGAGTCGCCGGACAGTCTCGATCCGGCGGCCGAGGCGCTGGGGCTGACCATTCAGCACAGCGACTGGATCGGCCGCAATGGGGGCGATGAAGGACTGCTGTCGCACCCCAAGGTCATGGCGGCGGCCTTCAGCGAGGACGTTTTGGTCGGCGGCAACAACAGCGACCTGATCGAACCCGAGCGCGATCGGCTCCAGGCCATCGTGTTGCGCGTGGCCGAGCATCGCGAGGCCTCCGTCAAGCCGCTGGACGAGGTGCGCGAGGAAATCGTCGCCGCCATCCGTGACGAACAGGCGCGCGCGGCAGCCAAATCGGCCGCCGAGGCGCTGGCTGAAAAGCTGCGTGACGGCTCCGGCTGGTCGGTGGCCGGTGAGGAGCTGAAGCCCGAGTCGCCGGGGCTGGTCTCTCGTCAGAGCGCCGAGGTGCCGGCCGGCGTGCTGGATGCGGCCTTCAAGCTGCCGGTGCCGACCGATGGGGCCGTCAGTGTCGGAACCGCGATCCTGGACGATAGTGATGCGGTCGTGGTGCGTCTGACCAAGGTCGAGGATGGTCAGGTCGAGGCTGATGGGGAAGGCGGCGAGGATGGTTTCTCGGCCGAGTCCTTCATCATCACCCAGATCATGGGGCGTCAGGCCTACACCAATGTGCTCGAAGACATGGAGTCGCGCGCCAAGATCGAGCGCAAAGCGTCACAGGGGAGCGACGAGGCGCTGTAA
- the lon gene encoding endopeptidase La, whose protein sequence is MAQNIPASGRERSIQQEVPVLPLRDVVVYPHMVIPLFVGRDKSIRALDAAMATDKQILLIAQKSADVDEPRVKDLYEIGTLANILQLLKLPDGTVKVLVEGSQRAQIDRFLTTEDAFSALIQPMSETLEMDEREQEVLMRSSLALFDQYVKLNKKVPPEVLTSLASIDDAGRLADTMAAHMALKLDEKQRVLEMIDIAVRLEHLMSLMEAENDILQMEKRIRGRVKRQMEKNQREYYLNEQMKAIQKELGELEDAPNEIEDLARRIEAAGMPREAKNKALGELNKLKLMSPMSAEATVVRNYIDTLVSVPWKKRTRIRNDIKVAESVLDKDHYGLEKVKERILEYLAVQQRVRKLKGPILCLVGPPGVGKTSLGQSIALATNRKFVRMSLGGVRDEAEIRGHRRTYIGALPGKIIQNLSKAGSRNAFFLLDEIDKMAMDFRGDPASALLEVLDPEQNHTFADHYLEVDFDLSEVMFVATANTLNIPPALLDRMEVIRLSGYTEDEKVAIAERYLVPKQIRNNGLKSSELVIRENTLRDIIRHYTREAGVRNLEREISKLCRKVVKEILLKKRDAPTVITPKSLEKYLGVQRYRYGRADEHDQIGQVTGLAWTEVGGELLRIESALVPGKGKFTYTGQLGDVMQESIQAAMTVVRARADALGVPADFHNQFDIHIHVPEGATPKDGPSAGVAMCTALVSALTKIPVRSTVAMTGEITLRGEVLPIGGLKEKLLAAHRGGIETVIIPLENERDLTEIPKNIKQHLRIHPVRWIDEVLDLALTQHPAPIETKIDGEEPIAEAEDARDGAAEAGREQGARLHH, encoded by the coding sequence ATGGCTCAAAACATCCCAGCTTCCGGTCGTGAGCGATCCATCCAGCAGGAAGTTCCCGTACTTCCACTGCGGGATGTGGTCGTCTACCCGCACATGGTCATCCCGCTGTTCGTCGGGCGCGACAAGTCGATCCGCGCCCTCGATGCGGCCATGGCCACCGACAAGCAGATTCTGCTGATCGCGCAGAAGAGCGCCGATGTCGACGAACCCAGGGTCAAGGATCTCTATGAGATCGGCACGCTGGCCAACATCCTCCAGTTGCTCAAGCTGCCCGACGGCACGGTCAAGGTGCTGGTCGAGGGCAGCCAGCGCGCCCAGATCGACCGTTTTCTGACCACGGAAGACGCTTTCTCCGCGCTCATCCAGCCCATGTCCGAGACCCTGGAGATGGACGAGCGCGAGCAGGAAGTGCTGATGCGCTCCTCCCTCGCGCTCTTCGATCAGTACGTCAAGCTCAACAAGAAGGTGCCGCCCGAGGTGCTGACCTCGCTCGCCAGCATCGACGACGCCGGCCGGCTCGCCGACACCATGGCCGCGCACATGGCGCTCAAGCTCGACGAGAAGCAGCGCGTGCTGGAGATGATCGACATCGCCGTGCGGCTCGAACATCTGATGAGCCTGATGGAGGCCGAGAACGACATCCTCCAGATGGAGAAGCGCATCCGTGGGCGCGTCAAGCGCCAGATGGAGAAGAACCAGCGCGAGTACTATCTGAACGAGCAGATGAAGGCGATCCAGAAGGAACTGGGCGAGCTGGAAGACGCGCCCAACGAGATCGAGGATCTGGCCCGACGCATTGAGGCCGCCGGGATGCCGCGCGAGGCCAAGAACAAGGCGCTCGGCGAGTTGAACAAGCTCAAGCTGATGTCGCCCATGTCGGCCGAGGCGACCGTGGTGCGCAACTACATCGACACCCTGGTCAGCGTGCCCTGGAAGAAGCGCACCCGCATCCGCAACGACATCAAGGTCGCCGAGTCCGTGCTCGACAAGGATCACTACGGGCTGGAGAAGGTCAAGGAGCGCATCCTCGAATATCTGGCCGTGCAGCAGCGCGTGCGCAAGCTCAAGGGACCGATCCTGTGTCTGGTCGGCCCGCCTGGTGTCGGCAAGACCTCGCTCGGGCAGTCGATCGCGCTGGCGACCAACCGCAAGTTCGTGCGCATGTCGCTCGGCGGCGTGCGCGACGAGGCCGAGATCCGCGGTCATCGCCGCACCTACATCGGTGCGTTGCCGGGCAAGATCATCCAGAACCTGTCCAAGGCCGGTTCGCGCAACGCCTTCTTCCTGCTCGACGAGATCGACAAGATGGCCATGGACTTCCGTGGCGATCCGGCCTCGGCGCTGCTCGAAGTGCTCGACCCCGAACAGAACCACACCTTCGCCGATCACTATCTGGAGGTGGACTTCGACCTGTCCGAGGTCATGTTCGTGGCCACGGCCAACACGCTCAACATCCCGCCGGCGTTGCTCGATCGCATGGAGGTCATCCGGCTCTCGGGCTACACCGAGGACGAGAAGGTCGCCATCGCCGAGCGCTATCTGGTGCCCAAACAGATCCGCAACAACGGTCTCAAGAGTTCCGAACTGGTGATCCGCGAGAACACCCTGCGCGACATCATCCGCCACTACACGCGCGAGGCCGGCGTGCGCAATCTGGAGCGCGAGATCTCCAAACTCTGCCGCAAGGTCGTGAAAGAAATCCTGCTCAAGAAGCGCGACGCGCCCACGGTGATCACGCCCAAGTCGCTGGAGAAGTATCTCGGCGTACAGCGCTATCGCTATGGCCGCGCCGACGAGCACGACCAGATCGGCCAGGTCACGGGATTGGCATGGACGGAAGTGGGCGGCGAGTTGCTGCGCATCGAATCGGCGCTGGTTCCCGGCAAGGGCAAGTTCACCTACACCGGCCAGCTCGGTGACGTGATGCAGGAATCCATCCAGGCCGCCATGACCGTGGTACGCGCGCGCGCCGACGCGCTCGGCGTGCCGGCGGACTTCCACAACCAGTTCGACATCCACATCCATGTCCCCGAGGGCGCCACACCCAAGGACGGTCCGAGCGCGGGCGTGGCCATGTGCACGGCCCTGGTCTCGGCGTTGACCAAGATCCCGGTGCGTTCCACGGTCGCCATGACCGGCGAGATCACCCTGCGCGGCGAGGTGCTGCCGATCGGCGGACTCAAGGAGAAGCTGCTCGCCGCCCATCGCGGCGGGATCGAGACCGTCATCATCCCGTTGGAGAACGAGCGCGATCTGACCGAAATCCCCAAGAACATCAAGCAACATCTCAGGATCCATCCGGTGCGCTGGATCGACGAGGTACTGGATCTGGCCCTGACCCAGCATCCCGCCCCCATCGAAACCAAAATCGATGGGGAGGAGCCGATCGCGGAAGCCGAGGACGCGCGCGATGGAGCTGCCGAGGCCGGACGCGAGCAGGGCGCGCGCCTGCATCACTGA